GTTCGAGACAAGTAGAGTATTAAGTAAGTACCAATTAGATAAAATAAATAGGCAGCTAAAGCAATTCCGCCAGCAGCATCTTTAGCACTATTATTGCCTTCTCCTCTGCCTAATTCTCGCAAAAAGACGTACAGCAAATAACAGATTTGGACTAATGTTGCTGCTACTGTCATTACTGCAAAATCCCAGTGAACTATATGTCCTAATTCATGGGCGTAAACGGTGGCAATTTCGTCATCTTTTAGATAGGTGAAAAGTCCTTCGCTAACTACTAAACGGGCACTGTTGGGTAATGAACCGTAGGTGAAAGCGGTGGGATTTTGGTCGTCAATAATTCCTAAACGGGGTTGTTTGAGGTTTTTTTCGGCACAAACTCGCTGAATTACTGCGGCTGTTTCGGGACTTTTTCTTTTTAGTTCTGCTAAGTCGATCCAACGAGTTTTATACAGCCAGCTTTGGGTTAGATCCATTATGAAAGGTGAGAGGAAAAAAGCGGCGAGATTGAAAATTAAGGTAAAGGCGATCGCAATTCCTAATCCTAATCCTGGGTTTTCACTGTTGTAAATGAAGACAACCGCTAATGCTAAAACAAATACCATGCCAAATAATAATGTCATGGTAATCATGGAGGCAAAAGCGAGATTTCCTGCTACACCTGCCATTGCTAGTTTGACACCAAAGCCAGTTGCACGTTGTTTAGTATTAGTAATAGCTGATGAATTTAAGGATTCAAGGGTTTGTTGCGCCCATTGAGAAACTTTGGGATTAGTGCTTTTGCTGAGTTGCTGACATAAAGCGATCGCTTTTTGATTTTGGTTAGTTTTTTGATATGCTGCTACTAACCACATTCTTGCCCTTAGATAATCTTCAGATCGATCGTCTAGACATTGCCCACAAAATTTTTCTAACAGATTAATCGCTTCTTGGTAGCGCTTTTGCTTAATAGCTTCTATCCCTGCTTGCAATGACATATCCATCTCTCTAGCGGAGTATTTCTTTTTCCATCAATACTCAGGCAAGGGATGATTGTCAGCCTTTGTTAGTAAAACTTTAGGAAGGGGTAAGTTTACACGAAACTGGGGGTGGTTAAACTGACCATATCTTGATAGTAAGCGATTACTTCACGGGCTGAACCAATATATTTTATTTTTCCTTGATCTAACCAAATTACGCGATCGCAAAATTGCTCAACTAAACTTAATTCGTGAGATACCAATAAAACTGTTGCATTAGCATCCCAGAAATTTTTTAGGCGTTGTTTGCATTTCTTTTTAAATCTTGCATCGCCAACGGCTAGGACTTCATCTAAAATTAAGATATCTGGTTGGACTTCTGTTGCGATCGCAAAACCTAACCGCGCTACCATCCCGGAAGATAAATTTTTTAAAGGCATTAAAACATATTCTTCTAATTCAGCAAAAGCTAAAATTGAAGTGATTCTTTGGCGCATTTCTTTTTGGGAAAATCCTAGCATTACGCCATACAAAATAATGTTATCAAACAGAGACAAGTCGGTATCAAAACCTGCTTCCAATTCAATCATTGGGGCAATTTTTCCCCAGACTTTTACTTGACCGTGAGTAGGTTGTAAAATCCCGCAAATTACTTTTAATAGGGTAGATTTGCCTGAACCGTTAACACCGATGATGCCTACTTTTTCGCCTCTTGCTATGGTTAAATCAATCCGATCTAAGACTAACTTTTTGGCGGGTTTATGATATTTACCGGACAGAACGGAGAAGATAGTTTTCTTCAAGTCGTAAGAAAACTCTTCTTGAGTTCTGCGCCATAGTGATACTTGTTCTAAGCAAATTGCTGGCATTTATAACAAATCCATAAATTGCGATCGCCAATTATAAAATAATTTCCATCCTATAACTAAAAAGACACAACTAGCAAATAAAGAAGTGCCAATTAAGCCAAGGTCAGGCAAATCACCTGATAAGGAAATTTGACGAATACTGCCAATAATCCAGGTGAGGGGGTTGAGGGCTAACAGGGGGCGAATCTTTGCCGGAACAATTTCTATTGGGTAAAATACCGGAGAACTAAACCAAGCTAGAGATACTAGCAATTCATAAAAATAGGGTAAATCACGAAAGAAGACAAATAGCGCACTGACGATTAATCCCACTCCCGCACAAAAACAAATTAAGGATATTAATGGCAGTATCAAAGCTAACACATTAATTAAACTTTGGGAAGTTACTAATGTGGCAATTATTAAAAATGGCAGGGAACCGCAGACGAATTGAAAAACATTCGCAGCAATCATTGATAGGGGAAAAACATTAACTGGTAAGCGAATTTTATTCAGTAATCCTCCGTTACTTACCACACTAGTTAATGCTTGGCTAGTGGAAGCGGAAAAAAAGTTAATTACCACTAAACCTGCAAATACTTCTAACATATAAATGGCGATGGAATTGTCGTAATAACGCAAAAATGCCATGCCAAAAATTGTGGTATAAGCTGCGGTCATTAGTAAGGGGTTTAACAGCGACCAATATATGCCTAAAAAGGAACCACGATAACGGACTTTGAGATTTCGCGTTACTAATACTTGTAACAATTCCAGATATCGGACTAGGTTAGCATCCTGAAAAATCGATGTTTTAATCACAAAGCACCACTCCACACCTGTCTCGGAAAGACCAATCTTGTACTAAGCTTGGATTATGCGCTGCAAATTGAGTAATGTCCATGACTGTTTCCCAAATAGCTTCGAGTTCGCTAATTGAAATTGCCCAACTTACCCGCCAAGCAGCAAGAGAGTTGGCGATGCTTTCTGCTGCTGCTAGGAATGATGCTATTGAAGCGATCGCCCAAGCGTTAGAATTGATGATTCCTGAGATTTTGACTGCCAATAGTGCCGATTGTCAAGCGGCGGAAGCGGAGGGAATCTCGAAATCCCTTTATGCGCGGTTAAAGTTGGATGAGACTAAGCTAAAAAGTGCGATCGCAGGTGTCCGCGATGTGGGGCGTTTACCCGATCCTATAGGAAAGTTGGAAGTTCACCGTCAGTTGGATCGGGGATTAATTTTAAAGCGAGTTAGTTGTCCTTTGGGCGTTTTGGGGGTAATTTTTGAAGCCCGTCCTGATGCGGTAATGCAAATTTCTAGTTTGGCAATTAAGTCGGGGAATGGGGTAATTCTTAAAGGTGGAAAAGAGGCTGTTCGTTCTTGCGAAGCTTTGGTAAAAGCGATTCGTTTAGGTTTAGAAAAAAGCGAAGTTTCGCCAAATGTTGTTCAGTTGCTGACGACTAGAGAGGAAATTTCGACTTTGTTAAAGTTGGATGAATATGTCGATCTAATTATTCCTAGAGGTTCTAATAGTTTTGTGCGGTTTGTGCAGGAAAATACGCGCATTCCTGTTTTAGGACACGCTGATGGAATTTGTCATTTATATATAGATGCGGCGGCGGATGTTACTAAGGCGGTGGATATTACTGTTGATTCTAAAACGCAATATCCAGCGGCTTGTAATGCGATCGAAACTTTGTTAATTAATCAGTCAATTGCGGCGGATTTTCTGCCTTTAGTTGCAGCGGCTTTAAAGGGGAAAAATGTAGAATTGCGGGGAGACGATCGCACTAGGAAAATTGTCGAGATGTCACCAGCAACGGAAACAGATTGGGCAACGGAATATAGCGATTTGATTCTATCTATTAAGATAGTGGATAGTTTGCAGGATGCGATCGCTCATATTAACACTTATGGTTCGCGGCATACG
The genomic region above belongs to Phormidium ambiguum IAM M-71 and contains:
- a CDS encoding ABC transporter ATP-binding protein, coding for MPAICLEQVSLWRRTQEEFSYDLKKTIFSVLSGKYHKPAKKLVLDRIDLTIARGEKVGIIGVNGSGKSTLLKVICGILQPTHGQVKVWGKIAPMIELEAGFDTDLSLFDNIILYGVMLGFSQKEMRQRITSILAFAELEEYVLMPLKNLSSGMVARLGFAIATEVQPDILILDEVLAVGDARFKKKCKQRLKNFWDANATVLLVSHELSLVEQFCDRVIWLDQGKIKYIGSAREVIAYYQDMVSLTTPSFV
- the proA gene encoding glutamate-5-semialdehyde dehydrogenase, which codes for MTVSQIASSSLIEIAQLTRQAARELAMLSAAARNDAIEAIAQALELMIPEILTANSADCQAAEAEGISKSLYARLKLDETKLKSAIAGVRDVGRLPDPIGKLEVHRQLDRGLILKRVSCPLGVLGVIFEARPDAVMQISSLAIKSGNGVILKGGKEAVRSCEALVKAIRLGLEKSEVSPNVVQLLTTREEISTLLKLDEYVDLIIPRGSNSFVRFVQENTRIPVLGHADGICHLYIDAAADVTKAVDITVDSKTQYPAACNAIETLLINQSIAADFLPLVAAALKGKNVELRGDDRTRKIVEMSPATETDWATEYSDLILSIKIVDSLQDAIAHINTYGSRHTDAIVTEDSNAAKVFIAQVDAAGVYHNCSTRFADGYRYGFGAEVGISTQKMPPRGPVGLEGLVTYKYQLTGDGHIVESYSGKNAKPFDHQDLPLE